The following coding sequences lie in one Vibrio toranzoniae genomic window:
- the lhgO gene encoding L-2-hydroxyglutarate oxidase, giving the protein MNSIYDYIIVGGGIVGVSTAWQLQQAHPDKSILLVEKERGFAQHQTGHNSGVIHAGVYYAPGSLKADFCKRGVERTIAFCSQHDIPVENCGKLLVATSQQEVERMNALYQRCQDNDIDVDLLDQAQLKLAEPNITGLGAIYVKTTSIVDYKKVTEVMAQEFVEAGGKLSLGTEVVMADEQADEVQLTCKVDGQTLQLNSRFLITCSGLMADRMTSMLGIETDFQIVPYRGEYYQLDAKHNQVVNHLIYPIPDPELPFLGVHLTRMIDGSVTVGPNAVQGWKREGYGKLNFSFKDTCQMLSFAGFWKVTANNLKTGLVEFKNSWWKPGYLKLVNKYCPSITVDDFKPYPAGIRAQAVLKDGTLVHDFLFAESPRSLHVCNAPSPAATSAMPIGEYICTKVMKKTA; this is encoded by the coding sequence ATGAATTCAATATACGACTATATTATTGTAGGTGGTGGCATTGTTGGTGTGTCGACCGCGTGGCAATTGCAACAAGCTCACCCTGATAAAAGTATTCTTTTAGTGGAAAAAGAGCGTGGCTTCGCGCAGCATCAAACTGGCCATAACAGTGGGGTGATTCACGCTGGTGTTTACTACGCTCCGGGCAGTTTAAAGGCGGATTTTTGTAAACGTGGTGTAGAGCGCACCATTGCTTTTTGTAGTCAGCACGATATCCCTGTTGAGAATTGTGGCAAGCTGTTGGTTGCAACCAGTCAACAAGAAGTGGAGCGAATGAACGCGCTCTATCAGCGTTGTCAGGACAACGATATTGATGTCGATCTCTTGGATCAAGCACAGCTGAAGCTTGCTGAGCCGAACATAACGGGCTTAGGCGCGATTTATGTCAAAACCACCAGTATTGTGGATTATAAAAAAGTGACCGAAGTGATGGCTCAAGAATTTGTTGAAGCGGGTGGCAAGCTCAGTTTAGGCACCGAAGTGGTCATGGCGGATGAACAAGCAGATGAGGTGCAGCTAACGTGCAAAGTAGATGGTCAGACTCTTCAACTCAATAGCCGATTCTTGATCACGTGCTCAGGTTTGATGGCTGACAGAATGACCAGCATGCTAGGCATTGAAACTGACTTCCAGATTGTCCCATATCGAGGTGAGTACTATCAGTTGGACGCGAAACACAACCAAGTGGTGAATCATCTTATTTATCCTATTCCAGACCCTGAACTGCCTTTCTTGGGTGTGCACTTAACACGCATGATTGATGGCTCGGTAACAGTAGGGCCAAATGCAGTTCAAGGCTGGAAGCGAGAAGGTTATGGCAAGCTTAACTTTAGCTTTAAGGACACTTGTCAGATGCTGAGCTTTGCAGGCTTTTGGAAAGTCACCGCGAATAACCTGAAAACAGGATTGGTGGAATTTAAGAACTCGTGGTGGAAGCCGGGTTACCTAAAATTGGTCAACAAGTACTGCCCGAGCATTACGGTTGATGATTTTAAGCCTTACCCTGCAGGCATTCGCGCTCAAGCGGTGCTCAAAGATGGCACCTTAGTTCATGATTTTCTGTTTGCCGAAAGCCCAAGAAGTTTGCATGTGTGCAATGCGCCATCGCCAGCCGCGACCTCTGCAATGCCGATTGGTGAATATATTTGCACCAAGGTGATGAAAAAGACGGCTTGA
- a CDS encoding M28 family metallopeptidase yields MAIKKSILAFAIFGSVSAYASLGITPPEGSEVWITTDADAQHLVTQHGATVYSGLVANKNSIVAKINEKQLAKLSSHMHEETHRCGGYMVHEDQASALKAAAMPLTMSTFEKPVISHQDTVNDLLAQVEPNNLVTTIENLTTFTNRFYTTSTGVAASDWLLERWEAEIKDVPYASARQITHAEYPQKSVEVTLLGAKYPEEIVVVGGHLDSTVGSWTSEGTISPGADDDASGIATVTESLRLMIASGIQPDKTIKFYGYAAEEVGLRGSQDVANALRDEQANVVSVLQLDMTNYNGSAHDITFITDYTDSNLTAYLSELIDTYASEISYGFDDCGYACSDHASWHNVGYPAAMPFESMFNDYNPNIHTEHDTLNNSDPTATHATKFAKLAIAYLVETSLDSPVSGPKELQNGVPVEGLTAGYGEEQFFTFTTQDAGQLTVTMTGPRSGDADLYVKHNGVVSNASYDCRPYTNGSNEQCVLNKPAGEFNIMVRGYRNFNDVSIVANFVPQSL; encoded by the coding sequence ATGGCTATCAAAAAAAGCATCCTAGCATTCGCTATATTCGGGAGTGTCTCGGCTTACGCATCACTCGGCATTACGCCACCAGAGGGCTCAGAAGTTTGGATCACAACCGATGCTGATGCCCAGCACCTTGTGACTCAACACGGCGCAACAGTTTATTCAGGGCTGGTTGCGAACAAGAACTCCATTGTGGCTAAAATAAACGAGAAACAACTGGCTAAACTCTCTAGCCATATGCACGAAGAAACCCACCGCTGTGGTGGTTACATGGTGCATGAAGACCAAGCAAGTGCACTCAAAGCGGCAGCTATGCCACTGACGATGAGCACGTTCGAAAAGCCAGTGATCAGCCACCAAGATACCGTGAACGACTTACTCGCTCAGGTTGAACCCAATAACCTGGTCACAACCATAGAAAATCTGACCACTTTCACCAACCGTTTTTATACGACTTCTACTGGTGTTGCTGCTTCAGATTGGCTTTTAGAACGTTGGGAAGCGGAAATTAAAGATGTGCCGTATGCGTCTGCACGACAAATCACGCATGCCGAGTATCCGCAAAAATCCGTTGAAGTGACACTACTTGGCGCCAAATATCCTGAAGAGATCGTCGTTGTTGGTGGACACCTTGATTCGACCGTTGGATCTTGGACAAGCGAAGGCACCATCTCACCGGGAGCCGATGATGATGCGTCTGGCATTGCAACGGTAACAGAGTCGCTTCGCCTGATGATCGCCAGTGGCATTCAGCCAGACAAAACCATTAAATTCTATGGCTATGCTGCAGAAGAAGTAGGGCTACGCGGTTCACAAGATGTCGCTAACGCTTTAAGAGATGAGCAAGCAAACGTTGTCTCGGTACTGCAATTAGACATGACTAACTACAACGGTTCAGCGCACGATATCACCTTCATTACGGATTATACCGACAGCAATCTCACCGCCTATTTGAGTGAACTTATCGATACTTACGCCAGTGAGATCAGCTACGGCTTTGATGATTGTGGCTACGCCTGTTCTGACCACGCCTCATGGCACAATGTTGGCTATCCAGCAGCAATGCCTTTTGAGAGCATGTTCAACGATTACAACCCGAACATCCATACGGAACACGATACACTCAATAACTCCGACCCTACGGCAACACACGCAACAAAATTCGCCAAACTGGCGATTGCTTACCTCGTTGAAACCAGCCTTGATTCGCCAGTTTCAGGCCCTAAAGAGCTGCAAAATGGTGTCCCTGTTGAAGGCCTTACGGCGGGATATGGTGAAGAGCAATTCTTCACCTTTACGACTCAAGATGCCGGTCAGTTAACCGTAACAATGACCGGACCTCGCAGTGGTGATGCCGACCTATACGTCAAACACAACGGTGTGGTTTCGAACGCTAGCTACGATTGTCGTCCATACACAAATGGCAGTAACGAACAGTGTGTATTGAATAAACCTGCGGGTGAATTCAACATCATGGTGCGCGGTTACCGTAACTTTAACGATGTATCTATCGTCGCCAACTTTGTTCCTCAGTCGCTATGA
- a CDS encoding M4 family metallopeptidase encodes MKIRKRLVAVAIASAMSLSVHANESVKIDQPINFTNFSGLNAQLGVSNASNFKMVKEVSLKKRGTYKVKIQQNIWGTPVWGHYLNATQSVKGGALKSVQGLYLRTTTLERSFVKPSINSSQAVALASKDLKTQGLTSQFLDNVQHELFIYQGASTQRSGKQGIGTQGADKTRLVYVVSYLVEGSEHPTRPFTMLDAHTGEVIDRWEGIAHAQVGTGPGGNEKTGMYEYGTDYHYLDVLENGTECVMESENVVTVDLNGATDGDTTYRYECPRNEHKTVNGAFSPLNDAHYFGNIVFDMYKNWFDTAPLSFKLMMRVHYGSNYENAFWDGKAMTFGDGESFFYPLVSLDVSAHEVSHGFTEQNSGLVYANQSGGMNEAFSDMAGEAAEYYMKGTNDWMVGRDIFKEEGALRYMDDPSRDGSSINNASEYYDGLNVHYSSGVFNKAFYHLATTQGWDTKKAFELFVLANQIYWSENSDFWQGACGVKNSATDLGYSADDVVAAFNLVGVSPCGEPPLPPEPEYQNLINGQAQTVTGETGSKTYFDIEVPEGLDKLTIDLAVSTGDPDMYVGLDYAPSSQENICKSETVTDEVCVIESPVAGRYTINVLGYSDYADANLKASYEAGNANVPPISSFEHTIVGKEVELRSTSSDSDGQIVSYQWNLGDGNTQTGEVTRYTYAEAGDYVVTLFVTDDAGVTTSTSKSINIESSSNDAFPLKLKFGNKNPNGKARVKLAWDYDTNDYFVIKRNGKNVGATDYNLYVDKFRHNGTIDVEYQVCTSSDICSETKHYRFIKAQ; translated from the coding sequence ATGAAAATAAGAAAGCGTTTAGTTGCCGTTGCTATAGCCAGTGCTATGTCTTTGTCAGTTCATGCAAATGAATCCGTTAAAATCGATCAACCGATCAACTTTACCAACTTCTCAGGGTTGAACGCCCAGTTAGGTGTCAGTAACGCCTCTAACTTCAAAATGGTAAAAGAAGTTAGCCTCAAAAAGCGTGGTACCTACAAAGTTAAGATTCAACAGAATATTTGGGGCACACCAGTTTGGGGGCATTATCTAAATGCGACCCAAAGTGTGAAAGGTGGGGCGCTTAAGTCGGTTCAAGGCCTCTACCTTAGAACAACAACCCTAGAACGATCGTTTGTGAAACCATCCATCAATAGCTCTCAAGCCGTTGCTCTTGCGAGTAAAGACCTCAAGACTCAAGGCTTAACCAGCCAATTTCTAGACAATGTCCAACATGAGTTGTTTATTTATCAGGGCGCATCCACCCAAAGATCCGGTAAACAAGGCATTGGCACACAAGGAGCGGATAAAACACGCCTAGTGTACGTTGTCTCTTATCTTGTCGAAGGCAGCGAGCACCCTACTCGACCATTCACCATGTTAGACGCACATACGGGCGAAGTTATTGATCGCTGGGAAGGTATTGCTCACGCACAGGTTGGCACTGGCCCCGGTGGTAACGAAAAAACAGGCATGTACGAATACGGTACTGATTACCACTACCTAGATGTGTTGGAAAATGGCACAGAGTGTGTGATGGAGTCGGAAAATGTTGTCACCGTTGACCTCAATGGTGCTACCGATGGCGACACCACTTACCGCTATGAATGCCCTCGTAACGAACACAAAACCGTAAATGGTGCCTTCTCACCACTCAACGATGCCCACTACTTCGGTAACATTGTGTTCGACATGTATAAGAACTGGTTTGACACCGCTCCGCTCTCTTTCAAACTTATGATGCGTGTTCACTACGGTTCCAACTATGAGAATGCTTTCTGGGACGGCAAAGCAATGACCTTTGGCGATGGTGAAAGCTTCTTCTATCCACTTGTCAGCTTAGATGTATCAGCGCACGAAGTGAGCCATGGCTTCACGGAACAAAACTCAGGCTTAGTCTATGCAAATCAATCTGGTGGTATGAATGAGGCTTTCTCTGATATGGCTGGTGAAGCCGCTGAATACTATATGAAAGGCACCAATGACTGGATGGTCGGCCGTGATATCTTTAAAGAAGAAGGAGCTTTGCGTTACATGGACGATCCATCACGCGATGGCTCATCAATCAACAACGCCTCCGAATACTACGATGGCTTGAACGTGCACTACAGCTCTGGTGTGTTCAACAAAGCATTCTACCACCTAGCAACCACACAAGGTTGGGACACGAAGAAAGCGTTTGAATTGTTCGTGCTAGCCAACCAAATCTACTGGTCAGAAAACAGTGACTTCTGGCAAGGTGCTTGTGGCGTGAAAAACTCAGCAACCGACCTTGGCTACAGTGCCGATGACGTTGTTGCTGCGTTCAACCTAGTCGGTGTCAGTCCATGTGGCGAGCCACCATTGCCGCCAGAACCGGAATATCAAAATCTAATCAATGGCCAAGCTCAAACCGTGACTGGCGAAACAGGTTCGAAAACTTACTTCGATATCGAAGTACCAGAAGGCCTAGACAAGCTGACGATTGATCTGGCTGTCTCTACTGGTGACCCAGATATGTATGTCGGCCTGGACTATGCACCAAGCTCTCAAGAGAATATTTGTAAGAGTGAAACCGTGACCGATGAAGTCTGTGTCATTGAAAGCCCAGTAGCAGGTCGCTATACCATTAACGTTCTGGGTTACTCAGATTATGCAGATGCAAACCTAAAAGCATCATACGAAGCAGGCAATGCTAACGTACCGCCAATCTCTTCATTCGAACACACCATTGTTGGTAAAGAAGTAGAGCTACGCAGTACAAGTTCGGACAGCGATGGCCAGATCGTTTCTTACCAATGGAACCTAGGCGATGGCAACACGCAAACAGGTGAAGTGACTCGTTATACCTATGCTGAAGCTGGCGATTATGTGGTAACACTTTTCGTGACAGACGATGCTGGCGTTACTACGTCTACCAGCAAATCCATCAACATTGAAAGCAGTTCAAACGATGCCTTCCCACTAAAACTGAAGTTTGGTAACAAGAATCCGAACGGCAAAGCTCGCGTTAAGCTGGCATGGGATTACGACACCAACGACTACTTTGTGATTAAGCGTAATGGCAAAAATGTTGGTGCTACAGACTACAACTTATACGTCGACAAGTTCCGTCACAACGGTACGATTGATGTGGAGTACCAAGTGTGTACCTCAAGCGATATTTGTTCAGAAACCAAGCACTACCGTTTCATTAAAGCACAATAA
- a CDS encoding sensor histidine kinase, whose protein sequence is MRRIYLESLLGLLVCFMTGLFAYEISVYQLNTDYEYVMEDYEATAHQQLIANIAKNQGLEAAHQAINQFAETTRNKLVTLSSKDEIPGPVSEFFSTNPNTFIFHDDERDLWFRLTDSDNTYHYLPDNEAFVRQKIELEDDLIWLFFLASFILYGLCHLVIIFRRVKKLEYATLRFAEGDLSSRAETSSGIAIGSLNKSFNLMADRIHRLIESNRSLTNAVAHELRTPIFRIQWQAEMLKDTPLNEAQQDTVESIVEDTEEMEKMVDELLCYAKLDSIDLENRQQPLEIRGFLNHAIIRWNKETELNIDLSLPEQAQLIKADETLLNRALDNLVRNAMKFARSQVSIETSVHQDQLQIAVHDDGDGVAQEHQARLFEPFYVGDKARNKAKSGHGLGLSIVDKICAQHNATVEVGQSQTLKGAVFTITIQICNDSDDKPMQ, encoded by the coding sequence ATGCGACGTATCTATTTGGAGTCCCTACTTGGGCTGTTAGTTTGCTTTATGACTGGCCTTTTTGCCTACGAGATTTCTGTCTACCAGCTCAATACCGACTACGAATATGTAATGGAAGATTACGAAGCGACGGCCCACCAACAACTCATAGCAAACATCGCAAAAAATCAAGGCCTTGAAGCGGCTCACCAAGCGATAAATCAGTTTGCAGAAACCACACGAAATAAACTGGTCACGCTCAGCTCAAAAGATGAAATACCAGGCCCTGTTTCAGAGTTCTTTAGTACCAACCCGAATACCTTTATCTTTCACGATGATGAACGTGATCTATGGTTTCGCCTAACAGACAGTGACAATACCTATCATTACCTACCTGACAATGAAGCATTCGTACGGCAAAAAATCGAGCTAGAAGATGACCTTATTTGGTTATTCTTCCTTGCAAGTTTTATCTTATACGGCTTATGTCATCTAGTTATTATCTTCCGCCGCGTCAAAAAGCTTGAATACGCCACCCTACGCTTTGCAGAAGGGGATCTCTCTTCACGAGCAGAAACTTCAAGCGGCATTGCCATCGGCTCACTGAATAAGTCTTTCAACCTGATGGCTGACCGCATTCATCGCTTAATTGAGAGTAATCGCTCGCTCACCAACGCAGTGGCTCATGAGCTACGCACGCCAATATTTCGTATCCAGTGGCAAGCTGAAATGCTCAAAGACACGCCACTCAACGAAGCTCAACAAGACACCGTAGAAAGTATTGTCGAAGATACGGAAGAGATGGAAAAGATGGTCGATGAACTGTTGTGCTACGCCAAACTCGATAGCATTGATCTCGAAAACCGACAACAACCATTAGAGATAAGAGGCTTTCTCAATCACGCGATTATTCGTTGGAACAAAGAGACGGAGCTCAATATAGACTTATCACTGCCTGAACAAGCTCAATTGATAAAGGCGGATGAAACACTACTGAACCGCGCCTTAGATAACCTCGTCCGCAACGCCATGAAATTCGCACGCTCTCAAGTCTCAATTGAAACCAGCGTGCATCAAGATCAGCTACAAATCGCAGTACATGATGATGGTGATGGTGTCGCACAAGAGCATCAAGCCCGCCTGTTTGAACCGTTTTACGTTGGCGACAAAGCACGTAACAAAGCCAAGAGCGGCCATGGTTTGGGACTTTCTATCGTCGATAAGATCTGTGCTCAACACAACGCAACCGTGGAAGTTGGCCAAAGCCAAACCTTAAAGGGTGCGGTATTCACTATTACCATTCAGATATGTAATGATTCAGATGACAAACCCATGCAGTAA
- a CDS encoding response regulator — translation MTKPKMIIVEDDLKLQKMLQDYFVAQDFDVLVLDDGSNAAQTILAEQPDIVLLDLMLPVTDGLTICRQTRTLYKGKILMLTASDDDFDHVAGLEIGADDYVTKPIKPRVLLARVRSLMRRQEAYAPSVDDSDTLQFDQLVLRNIYKKCELAGSVLSLTDSEFDLLWLLANNPDTPLSRDYLTQTLRGIEYDGIDRTIDNKVVRLRKILGDDHTPAEKIQTIRGKGYLFVSTAWR, via the coding sequence ATGACAAAACCTAAAATGATCATCGTGGAAGACGATTTGAAACTTCAGAAAATGTTGCAAGACTACTTTGTCGCGCAAGATTTTGATGTATTGGTTCTGGACGATGGCAGTAATGCCGCGCAAACCATTCTTGCCGAACAACCCGACATCGTATTGCTGGATTTAATGCTTCCTGTAACCGATGGGCTTACAATCTGCCGACAGACGCGTACGCTCTATAAAGGTAAAATCTTGATGTTGACCGCCAGTGATGACGATTTTGACCACGTCGCTGGTTTAGAAATAGGGGCCGATGACTATGTGACCAAACCAATCAAGCCAAGAGTTCTGCTGGCAAGGGTTCGCTCGCTCATGCGCCGTCAAGAAGCCTACGCTCCTTCTGTCGATGACTCAGACACCCTTCAGTTTGATCAGCTCGTGTTAAGAAACATCTACAAAAAATGTGAACTTGCAGGTTCAGTTTTATCACTCACGGACAGTGAGTTTGACCTGCTATGGTTATTAGCAAATAACCCTGATACTCCGTTATCACGAGACTATTTAACCCAAACACTGCGCGGGATTGAGTATGACGGGATCGATAGGACGATTGATAACAAGGTCGTACGCCTAAGAAAGATACTCGGTGACGATCACACACCAGCAGAGAAAATTCAGACCATTCGCGGTAAAGGTTACTTATTTGTTTCGACCGCCTGGCGTTAA
- the betI gene encoding transcriptional regulator BetI, with protein sequence MPKVGMPDIRKPQLVQATMTVIDRVGLHAASIALISKEAGVSTGIINHYFGGKHGLLEETMREILRQLSNTITTALKALPVDAHQQRINAIIEGNFEGYQAENKVAKTWLAFWSYSMHDQQLKRLQRVNERRLLSHLRLELKGILNHEQAELVAHGIASLIDGLWLRGTLNPEGIDAQKARAIINDYLDKQLTFYSCHSNKT encoded by the coding sequence ATGCCGAAGGTTGGGATGCCTGATATACGTAAACCACAGCTCGTACAAGCCACGATGACCGTGATTGATCGAGTGGGTTTACATGCCGCAAGTATTGCTTTGATCAGTAAGGAAGCGGGAGTTTCAACGGGCATCATTAATCACTATTTTGGTGGAAAGCATGGCCTGCTTGAAGAGACTATGCGTGAAATTCTTCGCCAATTATCCAACACCATTACCACGGCATTAAAAGCACTCCCTGTTGATGCTCACCAGCAGAGGATTAATGCGATCATTGAAGGGAACTTCGAAGGCTACCAAGCCGAAAACAAGGTCGCAAAAACGTGGTTGGCATTTTGGTCATATTCGATGCATGACCAACAATTGAAAAGACTTCAGCGCGTGAATGAAAGACGTTTACTTTCGCATTTACGCCTTGAGTTGAAAGGTATTCTTAATCATGAACAGGCGGAGCTCGTTGCTCACGGTATTGCTTCTTTGATTGATGGTTTATGGCTGAGAGGCACGTTAAACCCTGAAGGTATCGATGCCCAAAAGGCACGCGCTATCATCAATGACTACCTTGATAAGCAACTGACGTTTTACTCGTGTCACTCGAATAAAACCTAG
- the betB gene encoding betaine-aldehyde dehydrogenase, with protein MEMNSLYIDGEAVKATSGETFDSINPANGESIATLGQASSADVDSAIESAKRGFAVWSAMSAVERSRILLKAVEILRARNDELASLEVVDTGKPLQEAIEVDVASGADVIEYFAGLAPTLQGDQQPLSESQFFYTRREPLGICAGIGAWNYPIQIAMWKSAPALAAGNTMIFKPSEETPLTALKLAEIFTEAGLPDGVFNVVQGDYRVGQMLTAHPDIAKVSFTGEIGTGKAVMGDSAKTLKSVTMELGGKSPMIVFDDAKLDDAVSASMVANFYTQGEVCTNGTRVYVHENIYNAFIAQLKTRTEKLIIGDPMKMDTQVGALISKEHLAKVLEAIELAKQSGATLLTGGYQVTANGLASGNFVTPTVFVDCEDSMPHVQQEIFGPVMSVMKFTDEDDVIRRANDTKYGLAAGVFTQNLSRAHRVIHQMQAGICWINTWGDSPAEMPVGGYKLSGIGRENGPETLLHYTQTKSILIELGDFASPYA; from the coding sequence ATGGAAATGAACTCATTATATATCGATGGCGAAGCAGTTAAAGCAACGTCTGGTGAAACCTTTGATAGTATTAATCCGGCAAACGGTGAATCTATCGCAACTTTGGGCCAAGCATCTTCAGCGGATGTGGATAGTGCTATCGAATCGGCAAAACGTGGATTTGCGGTATGGTCAGCAATGTCAGCCGTTGAACGCAGCCGTATTCTTTTAAAAGCTGTAGAGATACTTAGAGCTCGAAATGATGAGCTTGCTAGCCTTGAGGTTGTTGATACGGGCAAACCGTTGCAAGAAGCAATTGAAGTGGATGTGGCGTCTGGCGCGGATGTTATTGAATATTTCGCAGGCCTTGCTCCTACTCTTCAAGGCGACCAACAACCGCTTAGTGAATCTCAATTCTTCTACACACGTCGTGAACCGTTAGGTATCTGTGCAGGTATCGGTGCGTGGAACTATCCAATTCAAATCGCAATGTGGAAATCAGCGCCGGCACTCGCGGCGGGCAACACCATGATTTTCAAGCCGTCAGAAGAAACGCCGCTAACGGCACTTAAGCTCGCTGAAATTTTTACCGAAGCGGGGCTTCCTGATGGTGTGTTTAACGTGGTTCAGGGAGATTACCGCGTTGGCCAGATGCTGACCGCACACCCAGACATCGCAAAAGTGTCATTCACCGGTGAAATTGGTACAGGTAAAGCCGTGATGGGCGATAGCGCCAAAACGCTTAAATCGGTCACTATGGAGCTTGGTGGCAAATCACCAATGATCGTGTTTGATGACGCGAAATTGGATGATGCGGTCTCCGCTTCCATGGTCGCAAACTTCTATACCCAAGGGGAAGTATGCACTAATGGTACTCGTGTTTATGTACACGAAAACATCTATAACGCATTTATTGCTCAACTTAAAACACGCACTGAAAAGCTGATCATTGGTGATCCAATGAAGATGGATACTCAGGTTGGCGCGTTGATTTCTAAAGAACACCTTGCAAAAGTTCTTGAAGCGATTGAGCTAGCTAAACAGTCTGGTGCAACCCTGTTAACTGGTGGTTATCAAGTAACGGCCAATGGCCTAGCGAGCGGCAACTTTGTTACTCCAACCGTGTTTGTGGATTGCGAAGACAGCATGCCACATGTCCAACAAGAGATCTTTGGTCCAGTGATGTCGGTAATGAAGTTTACTGACGAAGACGACGTTATTCGCCGTGCTAATGACACTAAATATGGCCTTGCTGCTGGCGTATTCACGCAAAACCTTTCTCGCGCTCACCGAGTTATTCATCAAATGCAAGCCGGTATTTGCTGGATTAACACATGGGGTGACTCACCTGCAGAAATGCCTGTCGGTGGCTACAAACTTTCGGGTATTGGTCGTGAAAATGGACCAGAAACTCTACTTCACTATACGCAAACCAAGAGCATTCTTATTGAGCTAGGCGATTTCGCTAGCCCATATGCCTAA